The sequence GGTCACCGTCATCACCGGCACTTCTCCCCACGGGCAGGGCGGCGCGACGGGCTTGGCGCAGATCGTCGCCGACGCCCTCAGCGTCTCGCCGGAGCAGGTAACGGTCGTCCACGGCGACACGCTCATGGTCCAGTACGGCGGCGGCACCAGCGGCAGCCGCAGCATGTCGCTCGGCGGCTCCGCGGTGTATCTCGCGTCGATGGAGGTCCGCGAGCAGGTCCTCGGGATCGCCGCGGACATGCTGGAAGCGGCAAAGTCGGACCTCGTGCTCGAGGACGGCGGGGTCACGGTGCGCGGCGCCCCCGGCCGCGGGGTCGCGCTGGCCGAGATCGCCAAAGCGGCGTACGGCGGCAAGCATCTGCCGGAGGGGCAGAGCCCCGGGCTCGAGGCGACCAGCCGGTTCAAGTCGCAGGGCACCACGTTTCCGTTCGGCAGCCACGTGTGCGTCGCGGAGGTCGATCCCGACACCGGCGGCGTGCGGCTCGAGCGCTACGTATGCGTCGACGACTGCGGCCGCGTCATCAACCCGCTGCTCGTCGACGGGCAGATCCACGGCGGGGTCGCGCAGGGGGCGGCGCAGGCGCTCTTGGAATACGCGGCCTACGACGAGAACGGCCAGCTGCTTACCCCCACGCTGTCGGAGTACGCGATCCCGAAAGCACGCCACATCCCGCGCGTCGAGCGCGGCAGGTCCGTTACGCCGACCCCGCGCAACCCGCTCGGCGCGAAGGGCATCGGCGAAGCGGCGACGATCGGCTCGACGCCGTGCGTGGTCAACGCGGTGGTCGACGCGCTCGCGCATCTGGGCGTCCGCCATCTCGACATGCCGCTGTCGCCCGAACGCGTGCGGGCCGCGATCGCGACGGCACGCGACACCGGCCGGAGGCAAGCATGAATCCCGGACACGTGCTGACTCTCCACGACCTCGTGGTCGATCACGTCTACACACTTTTGGAGAAAGAGGGCTGGCAGTGGCAGCCGCCGCTGAGCACGGCGCTCGACGGGCTGACCGCGGCGCAGGCGGCGTGGAAGCCCTCGCCGGAGCGGCATTCCATCTGGCAGATCGTCCGCCATTTGATTCTCTGGAAGGGCGGCGTGCTCGACGCCTGGAACGGGAATCCGCCCGACGGACAGCAGCTGCTCGCACGGGACTGGCGGGAGGCGGGCGGGGCCGAGAGCGACTGGGAGCGCGACCGGCAGCGACTGCTCGCGAT comes from bacterium and encodes:
- a CDS encoding DinB family protein, coding for MNPGHVLTLHDLVVDHVYTLLEKEGWQWQPPLSTALDGLTAAQAAWKPSPERHSIWQIVRHLILWKGGVLDAWNGNPPDGQQLLARDWREAGGAESDWERDRQRLLAISLELLSLVHGLDDAGLSKPIDWYQGRHRQALAVRVVRTTTHDAYHTGQIQYLRALQSVKR